A region from the Variovorax paradoxus genome encodes:
- a CDS encoding isochorismatase family cysteine hydrolase, with protein sequence MAPSRSRPPALAPVPAAGHTALLIIDMISCWDFPDAEKLLPGAHAIAGRIAALKARCTRAGVPAIYVNDNRGRWRSDFPRLVELSLAAGGAGAEITSALLPEETDYFVLKPKQSAFFATPLELLLAYLKARRLIVTGVASDQCIWATAADAGMRDLEAIVPRDCVASQTTARNQRFLRQAEEALRVSTTPGPRIRLPAKH encoded by the coding sequence ATGGCGCCTTCCCGTTCCCGGCCCCCCGCCCTCGCACCCGTTCCCGCCGCCGGCCACACGGCCCTCCTGATCATCGACATGATCAGCTGCTGGGACTTTCCCGATGCCGAAAAGCTGTTGCCCGGCGCGCACGCCATTGCCGGGCGCATTGCGGCGCTGAAGGCGCGCTGCACGCGCGCCGGGGTACCTGCCATCTACGTCAACGACAACCGCGGACGCTGGCGCTCGGACTTTCCCAGGCTGGTGGAACTGTCGCTGGCCGCGGGCGGCGCGGGCGCCGAGATCACCTCGGCGCTCCTGCCCGAGGAAACGGACTACTTCGTGCTCAAGCCCAAGCAGTCCGCCTTCTTTGCGACGCCGCTCGAATTGCTGCTCGCCTACCTGAAGGCCAGGCGGCTGATCGTGACCGGCGTGGCGAGCGACCAGTGCATCTGGGCCACCGCGGCCGACGCGGGCATGCGCGACCTCGAGGCCATTGTTCCGCGCGACTGCGTCGCATCGCAGACGACCGCACGCAACCAGCGCTTCCTGCGCCAGGCGGAGGAAGCGCTGCGGGTCTCCACCACGCCCGGGCCGCGCATCCGCCTGCCTGCGAAGCACTGA
- a CDS encoding VOC family protein, with protein MYAHIQIGVQDLPRMAAFYDEVLRHFGMVRFTDLARLGPAGVLWRHPGARWPQFVINHPVNGAPPNTANGSQVSFLAASRETVDAAWKSALAHGATDVGAPGLRPRYAEDFYAAYCLDPEGHKLCFVHTP; from the coding sequence ATGTATGCGCACATCCAGATCGGCGTGCAAGACCTTCCCCGCATGGCCGCCTTCTACGACGAGGTGCTGCGCCACTTCGGCATGGTGCGCTTCACCGATCTCGCGCGCCTGGGGCCGGCGGGCGTGCTGTGGCGGCATCCGGGCGCGCGCTGGCCGCAGTTCGTGATCAATCATCCGGTCAACGGCGCCCCACCGAATACCGCCAATGGCTCGCAGGTGAGCTTTCTGGCTGCCTCGCGCGAGACCGTCGATGCCGCATGGAAAAGCGCCCTGGCCCATGGCGCCACGGACGTCGGCGCGCCCGGCCTGCGGCCGCGCTATGCCGAAGACTTCTATGCCGCCTACTGCCTGGACCCGGAAGGGCACAAGCTGTGCTTCGTGCACACGCCGTAA
- a CDS encoding CBS domain-containing protein gives MTRVSELMTRGVRTLSPSDTVALAAQAMDELDIGAIPVCDGQRLLGMVTDRDIVLRVVAQTRPLDTALSEVMSKDVKWCSESDNVETVMDEMAGYQVRRMPVVDRGRRLVGMLSLGDTAAKGDIGKAGDTLNIISQPAEPDRSGQSAASGPSGGGSS, from the coding sequence ATGACACGCGTATCCGAACTGATGACCCGCGGCGTGCGCACCCTGTCGCCGTCCGACACGGTGGCACTGGCCGCCCAGGCCATGGACGAGCTGGACATCGGCGCCATTCCCGTGTGCGATGGCCAGCGGCTGCTGGGCATGGTGACCGACCGCGACATCGTGCTTCGCGTGGTCGCGCAGACGCGCCCGCTGGACACTGCGCTGTCCGAGGTGATGTCGAAGGACGTCAAGTGGTGCAGCGAAAGCGACAACGTCGAAACCGTGATGGATGAGATGGCCGGCTACCAGGTGCGGCGCATGCCGGTGGTGGACCGCGGCCGCAGGCTGGTGGGCATGCTCTCGCTGGGCGACACCGCCGCGAAGGGCGACATCGGCAAGGCCGGCGACACGCTCAACATCATCTCGCAGCCGGCCGAGCCCGACCGCTCGGGGCAGTCCGCTGCAAGCGGGCCCAGCGGCGGAGGCTCCTCGTAG
- a CDS encoding plasmid stabilization protein, whose protein sequence is MPRGDKSSYTDKQKRKAEHIEEGYEHRGVGKGEAEKRAWATVNAETGGGKKRGSGRGKAENHGPSRTGGHKGGAAAASRTAAERSASARKGAATRKRNAERRSG, encoded by the coding sequence ATGCCAAGAGGCGACAAGTCGTCCTATACGGACAAGCAGAAACGCAAGGCCGAGCACATCGAGGAAGGCTATGAGCACCGCGGTGTGGGCAAGGGCGAAGCCGAAAAGCGCGCCTGGGCCACGGTCAATGCCGAAACCGGCGGCGGCAAGAAGAGGGGCAGCGGCCGCGGCAAGGCAGAGAACCATGGGCCGTCGCGCACCGGCGGCCACAAGGGCGGTGCCGCGGCGGCATCCCGCACGGCCGCCGAGCGCTCGGCATCGGCCAGGAAGGGCGCCGCCACCCGCAAGCGCAACGCCGAGCGGCGCAGCGGTTGA
- a CDS encoding thiamine pyrophosphate-requiring protein, which translates to MKKTVSDFVVQRLYDWGVRRVYGYPGDGINGLMGALDRANGAIGFIQSRHEELAAFMACAHAKFSGEVGVCLATSGPGAIHLLNGLYDAKLDRQPVVAIVGQQQRSALGGDYQQEVDLISLFKDVAHEFVQMATSAEQVRHLIDRAMRIARDRRAVTCVIIPNDVQELPAVPVPPREHGTVHSGIGRTASAAVPNAAALGQAADIINAGSKVAILAGAGALHATDELIHLAERLGAGIAKALLGKAAVPDDLPFVTGAIGVLGTRPSSRMMEDCDTLLMVGSSFPYAEFLPPEGQARCVQIDTDPRAVGLRYPTELGLVGDSRATLAALLPLLDHKEHGPWRHGIEAEVARWWRVLEARAHVEASPVNPQRVFWELSSRLPEETVLTCDSGTAANWYARDIKLRRGMKASLSGGLATMGPALPYAIAAKLVHPDRPVVAMLGDGAMQMNGLNALITLARMWRDWADPRLVVMVLNNRDLNLVSWEQRVLGGDPKFNASQELPDFPYARFAEMLGLAALRVDAPEAIGPAWDAAFAADRPMLLEMVTDSAVPPLPPDVSLAQAKAYLSALWQGDPEAMRTIKATMREYWASVTA; encoded by the coding sequence ATGAAAAAGACAGTCAGCGATTTCGTGGTCCAGCGCCTGTACGACTGGGGCGTGCGGCGCGTCTACGGCTACCCCGGCGACGGCATCAACGGCCTGATGGGCGCGCTCGACAGGGCCAATGGCGCCATCGGGTTCATACAAAGCCGCCATGAGGAGCTTGCCGCCTTCATGGCCTGTGCGCACGCCAAGTTCTCCGGCGAGGTGGGCGTCTGCCTCGCCACTTCAGGCCCCGGAGCGATCCATCTGCTGAATGGCCTCTACGACGCGAAGCTCGACCGCCAGCCCGTGGTGGCGATCGTCGGCCAGCAGCAGCGCAGCGCGCTCGGAGGCGACTACCAGCAGGAGGTGGACCTGATCTCGCTGTTCAAGGACGTGGCGCACGAGTTCGTGCAGATGGCCACCAGCGCGGAGCAGGTGCGCCACCTGATCGATCGCGCGATGCGTATCGCGCGCGACCGCCGCGCCGTCACCTGCGTGATCATTCCCAACGATGTGCAGGAGCTGCCCGCGGTGCCGGTACCGCCGCGCGAGCACGGCACGGTGCACAGCGGCATCGGCCGCACGGCCAGCGCCGCGGTGCCGAATGCGGCGGCGCTGGGGCAGGCGGCAGACATCATCAATGCGGGCAGCAAGGTCGCCATCCTGGCCGGCGCGGGCGCCCTGCACGCCACCGACGAGCTGATCCACCTGGCCGAGCGGCTCGGGGCCGGCATTGCCAAGGCCCTGCTCGGCAAGGCGGCGGTGCCCGACGATCTTCCCTTCGTGACCGGCGCCATCGGCGTGCTCGGCACACGGCCAAGCTCGCGCATGATGGAGGACTGCGACACCCTGCTGATGGTGGGCTCGTCGTTCCCCTACGCCGAATTCCTGCCGCCCGAGGGGCAGGCCCGCTGCGTCCAGATCGACACCGACCCCCGCGCCGTCGGGCTGCGCTACCCCACGGAGCTGGGCCTGGTCGGCGACAGCCGCGCCACGCTCGCCGCCCTGCTGCCGCTGCTCGACCACAAGGAACACGGCCCCTGGCGCCACGGCATCGAGGCCGAAGTGGCGCGGTGGTGGCGCGTGCTCGAGGCGCGCGCCCACGTCGAGGCGTCGCCGGTCAATCCGCAGCGCGTGTTCTGGGAGCTGTCTTCGCGCCTGCCCGAAGAAACGGTGCTCACCTGCGACAGCGGTACGGCCGCCAACTGGTATGCCCGCGACATCAAACTGCGCCGCGGCATGAAGGCGAGCCTGTCCGGCGGCCTGGCCACCATGGGCCCGGCCCTTCCCTATGCGATTGCGGCCAAGCTGGTTCATCCCGACCGGCCGGTGGTCGCGATGCTCGGCGATGGCGCCATGCAGATGAACGGCCTGAATGCCCTCATCACTCTGGCGCGCATGTGGCGCGACTGGGCCGATCCGCGCCTCGTGGTCATGGTGCTCAACAACCGCGACCTCAACCTCGTGAGCTGGGAGCAGCGCGTGCTTGGCGGGGATCCGAAGTTCAATGCTTCGCAGGAGCTGCCCGACTTTCCGTATGCGCGCTTTGCCGAAATGCTCGGCCTCGCAGCCCTGCGCGTCGACGCACCCGAAGCCATCGGGCCGGCATGGGACGCCGCCTTTGCGGCCGACCGGCCGATGCTGCTGGAAATGGTCACCGACTCCGCCGTGCCGCCCCTTCCGCCCGACGTTTCGCTCGCCCAGGCCAAGGCGTATCTCTCGGCCCTCTGGCAGGGCGACCCCGAGGCGATGCGAACCATCAAGGCCACCATGCGGGAATACTGGGCCAGCGTGACGGCGTGA
- a CDS encoding c-type cytochrome has translation MGAPKIVLLTLAALGLAGVAAGALVVYGGLYDVAATKQHFQPVYTLLETAMHQSVKMRARSIEAPQLDDERLVMRGAACFRDKCVQCHGAPGVAQGDIGKSMQPLPGPLVDARHHWKPRELYWLTRHGIRMSGMPAWEFRLSEEDLWSVVAFMARLPDLTPQQYAEATRVEATGARGVPARPACGPAAGAAPVQAGDAERGARALSQYACSACHTIPGITGSSPNVGPPLAGIGGRSLIAGKLANTPDNMVRWLRHTHEVDPLTAMPEMGVAEQDARDIAAYLAALR, from the coding sequence ATGGGTGCACCCAAGATCGTCCTGCTCACTCTCGCTGCGCTCGGCCTCGCGGGCGTGGCGGCGGGCGCGCTGGTGGTGTATGGCGGCCTCTACGACGTGGCGGCCACGAAGCAGCATTTCCAGCCGGTCTATACGCTGCTGGAAACCGCCATGCACCAGTCGGTGAAGATGCGTGCCCGCAGCATCGAGGCGCCGCAGCTCGACGACGAACGGCTGGTGATGCGCGGTGCGGCCTGCTTCAGGGACAAGTGCGTGCAATGCCATGGCGCGCCGGGCGTTGCGCAGGGCGACATCGGAAAGAGCATGCAGCCGTTGCCCGGACCGCTGGTGGATGCGCGGCACCACTGGAAGCCGCGCGAACTTTACTGGCTGACCAGGCACGGCATCCGGATGAGCGGCATGCCGGCCTGGGAGTTCAGGCTGTCCGAGGAAGACCTGTGGTCGGTGGTGGCGTTCATGGCGCGCCTGCCCGACCTCACGCCGCAGCAATATGCGGAAGCGACGCGCGTGGAGGCCACCGGGGCGCGGGGCGTGCCGGCACGGCCGGCATGCGGGCCGGCAGCCGGCGCGGCGCCGGTCCAGGCGGGCGATGCGGAGCGCGGGGCGCGCGCGCTGTCCCAGTACGCATGCAGCGCCTGCCACACGATTCCGGGCATCACGGGCTCGTCTCCGAACGTGGGGCCTCCGCTCGCGGGCATCGGCGGCCGTTCGCTGATCGCGGGAAAGCTGGCCAACACGCCGGACAACATGGTGCGCTGGCTGCGCCATACGCACGAGGTCGATCCGCTCACGGCCATGCCGGAAATGGGAGTGGCCGAGCAGGACGCGCGCGACATCGCCGCCTACCTTGCGGCGCTGCGATGA
- a CDS encoding c-type cytochrome, which yields MVAAPSRRAVCPLALLVLAMLAGGCTPQEEDGPAFGQAPPAQRERGRLLLAQYQCGSCHAIPDVQAARGRTGPTLAAFGRRSYIAGQVPNGRDALVRWIVAPAAVVPGTTMPAMGVSPEDARDMATYLLALER from the coding sequence ATGGTGGCCGCCCCGTCACGTCGCGCTGTGTGCCCGCTCGCCCTGCTGGTGCTGGCGATGCTCGCGGGCGGATGCACACCGCAAGAAGAAGACGGCCCCGCCTTCGGCCAGGCACCGCCCGCACAGCGCGAACGCGGAAGGCTGCTGCTGGCCCAGTACCAATGCGGAAGCTGCCACGCCATTCCCGATGTGCAGGCGGCGCGCGGCCGCACCGGCCCCACGCTCGCCGCCTTCGGCCGCCGCAGCTACATCGCCGGCCAGGTGCCGAACGGCCGCGACGCTCTGGTGCGGTGGATCGTCGCGCCGGCCGCGGTGGTGCCGGGCACCACCATGCCGGCCATGGGCGTCTCGCCCGAGGATGCGCGCGACATGGCGACCTACCTGCTCGCGCTCGAACGATGA
- a CDS encoding cytochrome c oxidase subunit II, with the protein MNATSTGLPQSALRAAGPVAQTLLEVSAVLVVGGALIFAGVMLLLAFAIRRRGGGKVNTRWWLLGGGLVFPTVVLSALFVYSEFHRPPWRPIPPPGALIVGVTGHMWWWEVRYRDPATGAEVVTANEIRIPVGRPIYFGLGSADVIHSFWVPSLGGKMDMLPGRVQHLQLQADRPGVWRGQCAEYCGEQHARMALHVVAEEPAAFDAWLAAQARPAAASTTAPPREIERGREAFLAHRCNACHTVRGVSEESRLGPDLTHVGSRLHLGAGTVANEPAQLAAWVAHTQQLKPGARMPSSGGRIGEADLQSIAAWLAQLK; encoded by the coding sequence ATGAACGCCACGAGCACGGGCCTGCCCCAATCCGCCCTGCGGGCTGCCGGGCCCGTCGCGCAAACGCTGCTCGAAGTGAGCGCCGTGCTGGTGGTGGGCGGTGCGTTGATCTTCGCCGGCGTCATGCTGCTGCTGGCCTTCGCCATTCGCCGGCGGGGCGGCGGCAAGGTGAACACGCGCTGGTGGCTGCTCGGCGGCGGGCTTGTCTTTCCGACGGTGGTGCTTTCGGCGCTCTTCGTCTACAGCGAATTCCACCGGCCGCCGTGGCGGCCCATTCCACCGCCCGGTGCGCTGATCGTCGGCGTCACGGGCCACATGTGGTGGTGGGAGGTGCGCTACCGCGACCCCGCCACCGGCGCCGAGGTGGTCACGGCGAACGAGATCCGCATCCCGGTCGGCCGCCCGATCTATTTCGGCCTTGGCAGCGCCGACGTGATCCACAGCTTCTGGGTGCCCTCGCTCGGCGGCAAGATGGACATGCTGCCCGGCCGCGTGCAGCACCTGCAGCTGCAGGCCGACCGGCCCGGCGTCTGGCGCGGACAGTGCGCCGAATACTGCGGCGAGCAGCATGCGCGCATGGCGCTGCACGTGGTGGCGGAGGAACCCGCGGCCTTCGACGCATGGCTCGCGGCGCAGGCCAGGCCGGCGGCCGCTTCGACAACGGCGCCGCCGCGCGAGATCGAACGCGGCCGCGAAGCCTTCCTCGCGCACCGGTGCAACGCCTGCCACACGGTGCGCGGCGTGAGCGAGGAAAGCCGCCTCGGGCCCGACCTCACCCACGTGGGCAGCCGGCTGCACCTGGGCGCCGGCACCGTGGCGAACGAGCCCGCACAGCTCGCTGCATGGGTGGCCCACACGCAGCAGCTGAAACCGGGCGCACGCATGCCGTCTTCCGGCGGGCGCATCGGCGAGGCCGACCTGCAATCCATCGCGGCCTGGCTCGCGCAACTGAAATGA
- a CDS encoding cbb3-type cytochrome c oxidase subunit I yields MTQVLDEAPSSPPPRPAGEREALERAWRPPTGWRHLSAVNNTRIGVFYIATAMLFFVLAGILALMMRTQLAVPDNRLIDAATYNQLFTMHGTVMMFLFAVPIVEAVAIYLLPSMLGARDLPFPMLSAYAFWAYAIGGIAFFCTLFFGVSPDGGWFMYPPLSGKEFSPGRGADWWLLGIGFIEISAIAGAIELIVGILFTRAPGMRLMRMPIFAWAMLVTALMIVIAFPAVIAATMLLELERAFDWPFFIPARGGDPLLWQHLFWFFGHPEVYIIFLPAAGMVSMMVAALAGTPLVGHRAVVLALIGVGAVSFALWVHHMFTAGLGNLSLLVVSAASFIVALPSGVQVFAWIATFWRGRVVLDAPTLFLLGFHFIFVLGGLTGVMVAVLPFDWQAHDSYFIVAHLHYVLIGGMVFPVFAGFYYWAPVFNGHRLSERWGRWVFGLMFGGFNLAFFPMHIAGMLGMPRRVYTYAGDLGWNALNMLSTLGAYALAAGVLLFMVDAARTLRRPQQDHGNPWRAGTLEWLPPREYGVRSIPQVDSRYPLWRQPALPQEVEAGRHWLPGTVFGGRETLVTSPREARPMHLLRLPTDSWWPLAAAAGTAGFFLLLTVSQTLPAFACGVIAVACILRWLWDSDRPPPLATVDAGHGVQLPVGAHGRASHSWWAMVVLIAVDMTIFVSLLYTHVHLSMASDVCPPPGAALPPMRWPLGAALLLAAGSAAMALATRKLHAAHPRGQRWLRMLAALAMACAAGAAALDIGGHQLAGLDPRAQGWSASVGMLLGYQAFHIAVLLLMGGYLLVRSWAGRLQPAARATLDNTGLMWHCVTVQGIIGALAVQGVPRLLG; encoded by the coding sequence ATGACGCAAGTTCTCGACGAAGCCCCTTCCAGCCCACCGCCGCGCCCCGCGGGCGAGCGCGAGGCGCTCGAGCGCGCGTGGCGCCCGCCCACCGGCTGGCGGCATCTCTCGGCGGTGAACAACACGCGCATCGGCGTGTTCTACATCGCCACGGCCATGCTCTTCTTCGTGCTGGCCGGCATCCTCGCGCTGATGATGCGCACGCAGCTCGCGGTGCCCGACAACCGCCTGATCGATGCCGCCACCTACAACCAGCTCTTCACGATGCACGGCACCGTGATGATGTTCCTGTTCGCGGTGCCCATCGTCGAGGCCGTGGCCATCTACCTGCTGCCGAGCATGCTGGGCGCGCGCGACCTGCCCTTTCCGATGCTCTCCGCCTACGCGTTCTGGGCCTATGCCATCGGCGGCATCGCCTTCTTCTGCACGCTGTTCTTCGGCGTATCGCCGGACGGCGGCTGGTTCATGTATCCGCCGCTCAGCGGCAAGGAGTTCTCGCCCGGGCGCGGCGCCGACTGGTGGCTGCTGGGCATCGGGTTCATCGAGATCTCGGCCATTGCGGGCGCCATCGAGCTGATCGTCGGCATCCTGTTCACGCGCGCGCCCGGCATGAGGCTGATGCGCATGCCGATCTTCGCCTGGGCCATGCTGGTCACCGCGCTGATGATCGTCATTGCGTTCCCCGCCGTGATCGCGGCCACCATGCTGCTGGAGCTGGAGCGCGCGTTCGACTGGCCCTTCTTCATTCCCGCGCGCGGCGGCGATCCGCTGCTGTGGCAGCACCTGTTCTGGTTCTTCGGCCACCCGGAGGTCTACATCATCTTCCTGCCCGCGGCCGGCATGGTGTCGATGATGGTGGCCGCGCTCGCGGGCACGCCGCTGGTGGGCCACCGCGCGGTGGTGCTGGCGCTCATCGGCGTGGGCGCGGTGAGCTTCGCGCTGTGGGTGCACCACATGTTCACCGCCGGCCTGGGCAACCTCTCGCTGCTGGTGGTGTCGGCCGCGAGCTTCATCGTCGCCCTGCCGAGCGGCGTGCAGGTGTTCGCGTGGATCGCCACCTTCTGGCGCGGCCGCGTCGTGCTCGATGCACCCACGCTGTTCCTGCTGGGCTTTCACTTCATCTTCGTGCTGGGCGGCCTCACCGGCGTGATGGTGGCGGTGCTGCCTTTCGACTGGCAGGCGCACGACAGCTACTTCATCGTCGCGCACCTGCACTACGTGCTGATCGGCGGCATGGTGTTTCCGGTGTTCGCGGGCTTCTACTACTGGGCGCCGGTCTTCAACGGCCACCGGCTTTCGGAGCGCTGGGGCCGCTGGGTGTTCGGGCTCATGTTCGGCGGCTTCAACCTGGCGTTCTTCCCGATGCACATCGCGGGCATGCTCGGCATGCCGCGGCGCGTGTACACCTATGCCGGCGACCTGGGCTGGAACGCGCTGAACATGCTGTCGACCCTCGGCGCCTACGCGCTGGCAGCCGGCGTGCTGCTCTTCATGGTGGATGCGGCGCGCACGCTGCGCCGGCCCCAGCAGGACCACGGCAATCCCTGGCGCGCGGGCACGCTCGAATGGCTGCCGCCGCGCGAATACGGCGTGCGCAGCATTCCGCAAGTGGATTCGCGCTATCCGCTGTGGCGGCAGCCCGCGCTGCCGCAGGAGGTCGAGGCCGGGCGCCACTGGCTGCCGGGCACGGTGTTCGGCGGCCGCGAAACGCTGGTGACCAGCCCGCGCGAGGCGCGGCCGATGCACCTGCTGCGCCTGCCGACCGACAGCTGGTGGCCGCTGGCGGCGGCGGCGGGCACCGCGGGCTTCTTCCTGCTTCTTACGGTGTCACAGACGCTGCCTGCGTTTGCCTGCGGCGTGATCGCGGTCGCATGCATCCTGCGCTGGCTGTGGGACTCCGACCGTCCGCCGCCGTTGGCCACAGTCGATGCGGGCCATGGCGTGCAGCTGCCGGTCGGTGCGCATGGCCGGGCCTCGCATTCATGGTGGGCCATGGTCGTGCTCATTGCGGTGGACATGACGATCTTCGTCTCGCTGCTGTACACCCACGTGCACCTGTCGATGGCCAGCGACGTGTGCCCGCCGCCTGGCGCCGCGCTGCCGCCCATGCGCTGGCCGCTGGGCGCGGCGCTGCTGCTCGCGGCCGGCTCGGCGGCCATGGCGCTGGCCACGCGCAAGCTGCATGCGGCGCATCCGCGCGGCCAGCGTTGGCTGCGCATGCTCGCAGCGCTGGCCATGGCCTGCGCTGCCGGTGCGGCCGCGCTCGACATCGGCGGCCATCAGCTCGCCGGGCTCGATCCGCGCGCGCAAGGCTGGAGCGCCTCCGTCGGCATGCTGCTGGGCTACCAGGCCTTCCACATCGCCGTGCTGCTGCTGATGGGCGGCTACCTGCTGGTGCGCTCGTGGGCGGGCCGGCTGCAGCCCGCGGCCCGTGCGACCCTCGACAACACCGGGCTGATGTGGCATTGCGTGACGGTGCAAGGGATCATCGGGGCGCTCGCGGTGCAAGGCGTGCCGCGGTTGCTGGGCTGA
- a CDS encoding class I SAM-dependent methyltransferase has product MDIAQQQDNEQAALWNGRAGRAWVDAQESLDRLFAPFENLLVDEARAASARRVLDVGCGTGATTLAIAQVLGAAGHCVGADISEPMIAAARARAERAGAPASFICGDVQRQAFEPASFDLIVSRFGVMFFDSPVQAFANLRHAAKDGAALRAIAWRSAAENPFMTTAERAAAPLLPNLPARKTGAPGQFSFADCDRISSILEESGWAGIDIRPIDVECTLPEKALHGYLTRLGPVGLILQEADEPTRAQVIETVRTAFEPYVHGSEVRFTAACWMINAQALSASAA; this is encoded by the coding sequence ATGGACATCGCGCAGCAGCAAGACAACGAGCAAGCCGCCCTCTGGAATGGCCGTGCAGGCCGCGCCTGGGTCGATGCGCAGGAGTCGCTCGACCGGTTGTTCGCGCCGTTCGAGAACCTGCTCGTGGACGAGGCGCGCGCCGCGTCCGCGCGCCGGGTGCTCGACGTCGGCTGCGGCACGGGCGCCACCACGCTGGCCATTGCACAGGTGCTCGGCGCCGCGGGGCATTGCGTCGGCGCCGATATTTCCGAGCCGATGATTGCCGCCGCCCGGGCGCGTGCCGAACGGGCGGGCGCGCCGGCAAGCTTCATCTGCGGCGACGTGCAGAGACAGGCCTTCGAACCGGCGAGCTTCGACCTGATCGTTTCGCGCTTCGGCGTGATGTTCTTCGACAGCCCGGTGCAGGCTTTCGCGAACCTGCGGCATGCCGCGAAGGATGGCGCCGCGCTCCGGGCCATCGCATGGCGCAGCGCCGCGGAGAACCCGTTCATGACGACGGCCGAGCGCGCCGCCGCACCGCTGCTGCCGAATCTGCCGGCGCGCAAGACGGGTGCGCCGGGACAGTTCTCCTTTGCGGACTGCGATCGGATTTCTTCGATCCTGGAGGAGAGCGGCTGGGCCGGCATCGACATCCGGCCGATCGATGTGGAATGCACATTGCCCGAGAAGGCGCTGCATGGCTATCTCACGCGGCTCGGTCCGGTTGGCCTGATTCTTCAGGAGGCGGACGAGCCCACGCGCGCACAGGTCATCGAAACCGTGCGTACGGCGTTCGAGCCTTATGTGCACGGCAGCGAAGTTCGCTTCACCGCCGCCTGCTGGATGATCAACGCCCAGGCACTTTCCGCATCAGCCGCCTAG
- a CDS encoding helix-turn-helix domain-containing protein, translating into MAAQHLDIAQVAQQSGVPASTLRFYEEKGLVASTGRRGLRRLFDGGVLERLALIAVGRAAGFSLDEIARMFAPGGGPRIDRRMLAAKAEELDRTIRKLSAMRDGLRHAAACPAPSHMECPTFRRIVRAAASGAIGAREKKAPRLPR; encoded by the coding sequence ATGGCGGCACAACATCTGGACATCGCCCAAGTGGCACAGCAATCCGGCGTCCCCGCATCGACGCTGCGGTTCTACGAGGAAAAGGGGCTCGTCGCCTCGACCGGCCGGCGCGGCCTGCGCCGCCTGTTCGATGGTGGCGTGCTGGAACGCCTGGCGCTGATCGCCGTGGGACGCGCCGCGGGCTTCTCGCTCGACGAGATCGCACGCATGTTCGCACCCGGGGGCGGGCCACGCATCGACCGGCGGATGCTCGCAGCCAAGGCGGAAGAACTCGACCGCACCATCCGCAAATTGAGCGCCATGCGCGACGGCCTGCGGCACGCCGCGGCCTGCCCCGCGCCCAGCCACATGGAATGCCCGACCTTCCGGCGCATCGTGCGCGCAGCGGCTTCCGGAGCGATTGGCGCGCGCGAAAAGAAAGCGCCCCGGCTGCCCAGGTAG
- a CDS encoding PRC-barrel domain-containing protein has protein sequence MVSANPVISSERVEGTSVYNTSGDKLGSIDELMIDKISGQVRYAVLEFGGFLGMGTDRYPLPWSMLKYDTSQDGYVVPLTKAQIEGAPKYASDRVPEYDDAYSGTVDKYYGL, from the coding sequence ATGGTGAGCGCCAATCCAGTCATTTCGTCGGAACGTGTCGAGGGGACATCCGTCTACAACACGTCGGGAGACAAGCTAGGCAGCATCGATGAACTCATGATCGACAAGATCTCGGGCCAGGTCCGCTATGCGGTGCTGGAGTTCGGCGGGTTCCTGGGCATGGGCACGGACCGCTATCCGCTCCCCTGGTCCATGCTGAAGTACGACACCTCGCAGGACGGCTATGTGGTGCCGTTGACCAAGGCGCAGATCGAGGGCGCGCCGAAGTATGCGAGCGACCGGGTGCCCGAATACGACGATGCGTACAGCGGGACGGTGGACAAGTACTACGGGCTCTAG